A window of Hevea brasiliensis isolate MT/VB/25A 57/8 chromosome 14, ASM3005281v1, whole genome shotgun sequence contains these coding sequences:
- the LOC131173322 gene encoding putative disease resistance protein At3g14460 isoform X2 produces MLLRGCWHLKKLPLEMQNLINLRHLDIQDTCVEGMPQGIEELKRLRTLSDFVVGEGNEVSITALTNLKFLQGTLRISRLENVANDSDVRGAILLDKEKMDDLVMDWGIFYFWSGLKFQNIPNEICHREVIEKMKPHGNLKKLTIIRYGGIQFPSWVGDPLFSNLVSLKLENCFKCTTLPQLGLLSSLKYLVIKEFPNVKVVDREFYGEGMSNSNPFPALETLHFEDMYEWEEWKICGYEFPHLRELSIVRCPKLLGTLPSHLYSLQKLDIIECCELVVSFGSLPVISLLRLVINGCRKVELGGGFSSANMLNVTGPFLFRPEELMRGLRKLETLTIGSDVYIPRFNNLHWKLDEGIAENEELLQKGVADSEIRILQFHRCERLERLLPWLHSLKSLRKLSIEGCFRLISLPDAVIYSSLCLEELTIDYCHSLISIGRHQLPSSLKRLKISHCTELQRLLDVGEAYSSSRVTDEDSISCNTNLSNLQNLEIDGCSSLTFLGELPASLKYLVLNCFSFHSINAKIESIAERFDNNTFLESFKIRYLPYLKSLPKNLHILNNLHHIKISHCDKLKVLPDNMHNLTSLQELAIQDCPGIISFPEEGFPTNLTSLCIHNVEIYTPLFAWGLHRLTSLKNLSIGGCPGVLSFPQDEIDMKLPTSLTSLIIEEFQDLKYLSSKGFQSLTSLEYMRIVRCPKLVSFPKNGLPPSLLQLQIYNCPLLQKSCQKGKGRELQELARIPFVEIIGS; encoded by the exons ATGCTGCTGAGAGGCTGTTGGCATCTCAAGAAATTGCCTTTAGAAATGCAAAATCTGATCAACCTGCGTCATCTTGATATCCAAGACACATGTGTGGAAGGGATGCCACAGGGAATAGAAGAATTAAAACGTCTTCGGACATTGTCTGATTTTGTTGTGGGGGAAGGTAACGAAGTCAGTATAACAGCTTTGACGAATTTAAAATTTCTTCAAGGGACACTCCGCATTTCAAGGCTGGAGAATGTGGCTAATGATTCAGATGTAAGGGGAGCCATTCTATTAGACAAGGAGAAAATGGACGATTTGGTGATGGATTGGGGGATTTTTTATTTTTGGAGTGGATTGAAATTTCAAAATATTCCAAATGAAATTTGCCACAGGGAAGTAATTGAGAAGATGAAACCTCACGGAAATCTGAAAAAGCTCACCATAATTCGTTATGGTGGTATTCAATTTCCATCGTGGGTAGGGGATCCTTTATTTAGCAATTTGGTGAGCCTAAAGTTGGAGAATTGCTTCAAGTGCACAACCTTGCCGCAACTTGGGCTGCTTTCCTCTCTCAAGTACTTGGTTATCAAAGAGTTTCCCAATGTAAAAGTGGTTGATCGTGAGTTTTATGGTGAGGGTATGAGCAATTCAAATCCTTTTCCGGCTCTCGAGACGCTGCACTTTGAGGACATGTATGAATGGGAAGAGTGGAAGATTTGTGGGTATGAATTCCCTCATCTGCGCGAACTTTCTATTGTTAGGTGTCCCAAACTGTTGGGAACATTGCCCAGCCATTTGTATTCATTGCAAAAGCTTGATATTATAGAATGTTGTGAATTGGTGGTTTCATTTGGAAGCCTTCCGGTGATATCTCTCTTACGCTTAGTAATCAATGGATGCAGAAAGGTTGAACTGGGTGGAGGCTTTAGCTCGGCAAACATGTTGAATGTAACGGGACCATTTTTATTTCGACCAGAAGAGTTGATGCGAGGCTTGAGAAAGTTAGAAACATTAACTATTGGTTCTGATGTTTACATCCCACGTTTCAATAATCTACATTGGAAGCTTGATGAGGGCATCGCTGAAAATGAAGAGTTGTTGCAAAAGGGCGTCGCTGATAGTGAAATaagaattttacaatttcatcgtTGTGAAAGGCTTGAGAGACTACTGCCATGGCTTCACAGTTTAAAGTCTCTGAGAAAGCTATCTATTGAAGGTTGCTTTAGACTTATTTCTTTGCCAGATGCAGTAATTTACAGCAGTTTGTGTCTTGAAGAGTTGACAATTGATTATTGTCATTCTTTGATTTCCATTGGAAGACATCAGCTGCCTTCATCTCTAAAAAGGCTAAAGATCAGTCACTGCACCGAATTGCAGAGGCTGCTGGATGTGGGAGAGGCTTATTCCTCTTCTAGGGTTACTGATGAGGATAGTATCAGCTGCAACACTAACTTATCTAATCTCCAGAATTTGGAAATCGATGGCTGCAGCTCTCTTACATTCTTAGGGGAGTTACCTGCTTCCCTTAAATATCTGGTTTTGAATTGTTTCTCATTTCACAGCATAAATGCAAAGATAGAGTCAATAGCTGAAAGGTTTGACAACAACACATTTCTTGAATCTTTTAAAATCAGATATCTTCCTTATCTTAAATCCTTACCCAAGAATCTGCACATACTCAACAATCTCCACCACATTAAGATAAGTCACTGTGATAAGCTCAAAGTCCTTCCGGATAATATGCACAATCTCACTTCCCTTCAAGAATTAGCTATACAAGATTGTCCAGGCATTATATCCTTTCCAGAAGAAGGCTTCCCCACCAACTTGACATCACTTTGTATTCATAATGTCGAGATTTATACCCCTCTGTTTGCTTGGGGTTTGCACAGACTCACCTCTCTCAAGAACCTCAGTATAGGCGGATGTCCTGGTGTGTTGTCCTTTCCACAGGATGAGATAGATATGAAGTTGCCTACCTCTCTTACTAGCCTTATCATTGAAGAATTCCAAGACCTGAAATACCTTTCCAGCAAGGGTTTTCAAAGCCTCACATCACTTGAATATATGAGGATCGTGAGATGCCCTAAACTTGTCTCCTTTCCAAAGAATGGTCTGCCTCCCTCTCTTTTGCAATTGCAGATCTACAACTGCCCTCTACTTCAAAAAAGCTGCCAGAAGGGTAAAGGGCGAGAGTTGCAAGAATTAGCTCGCATTCCATTTGTGGAAATTATAG Gtagttaa
- the LOC131173436 gene encoding sulfated surface glycoprotein 185-like, producing the protein MWSSHKPKLSGLRHSVKSKMGTPSSLPTNPNPKSPPLPQSPPPQTPPLPQSPPPQSPPPPPSQIPPLIPPTPLSPQSEPPNETQITDTHSPKPTPDPVPTQTKT; encoded by the coding sequence atgtggtccTCTCACAAACCCAAACTCAGTGGACTTCGACATTCTGTCAAATCTAAAATGGGTACTCCATCCTCATTAcccacaaaccctaaccccaaaTCACCGCCATTACCTCAGTCCCCACCACCACAAACGCCACCATTACCACAATCACCACCACCTCAGTCACCGCCCCCGCCCCCAAGCCAAATACCACCTCTCATTCCGCCGACTCCCCTCTCGCCGCAATCCGAGCCGCCAAATGAAACACAAATTACCGATACCCATTCCCCAAAACCAACGCCTGACCCTGTTCCTACTCAAACAAAGACCtaa
- the LOC131173323 gene encoding putative disease resistance RPP13-like protein 1, with protein MSFVGQAVSFIAESALSSFIQALFERIECPEFLKFARERQVSAEINEWEKRLRTIQAMLEDAEEKQMSNQSVKMLLDELKDLAYDVEDILDEFQTEYLQRQLKGETEAGSSKRRKLFHTVSITINPGAVMFNSTMLFKMKEITIRFQQIVDQQNDLDLIKRNVGATSSNKVCVRPPSTCLDNEPEVYGRDEDKRKILDLISNTSDVKVGVIPIFGMGGVGKTTLARLVYNYNDKSSKQQFHLKGWVCVSDEFDILKITKSILESITRQSCYLNELNQVQLELCEKLEGKKFFIVLDDVWNKNYDEWNALCSPLMHGAPGSRVIVTTRDEAIARMMETIESHNLNCISDENCWKLFLYHAFAGRRVADPKLEVIRDKVIKKCGGLPLAARTLGGLLRSKPWEDWENVMNSKIWNLQDDVNNILPVLKLSYYHLPSHLKRCFAYCAIFPKDYVFEEKELVLLWMAEGLIEQRDGQHMEDVGEEYFQDLFSRSFFQSSSTGGFIMHDLVNDLAQVVAGDACFRLEDKVTPRKQEKSRHSSYIPSPYDRCERFELFENIKCMRTFLPLSLHRYGFPCHYLANCVPSYLLSTLRCLRVLSFHGYNILSYQIQ; from the coding sequence ATGTCTTTTGTTGGACAGGCCGTGTCTTTCATTGCAGAGTCTGCTCTGTCATCATTCATTCAGGCCTTGTTTGAGAGGATTGAGTGCCCTGAGTTTCTAAAGTTTGCTCGTGAGAGGCAAGTAAGTGCTGAAATTAACGAGTGGGAGAAAAGATTGAGGACGATCCAAGCCATGCTTGAAGATGCAGAGGAGAAGCAGATGTCTAACCAGTCGGTGAAGATGTTGCTGGACGAGCTCAAAGATTTGGCTTATGATGTGGAGGACATCTTGGACGAGTTTCAAACTGAATATTTGCAACGCCAGTTGAAGGGAGAAACTGAAGCTGGTTCAAGTAAGCGTCGGAAACTCTTTCATACTGTGTCAATTACCATCAATCCAGGGGCAGTCATGTTCAATTCAACGATGTTGTTCAAGATGAAGGAGATCACTATCAGATTTCAGCAGATCGTAGACCAACAAAACGACTTGGATTTGATAAAGAGAAATGTTGGTGCGACGTCCTCTAACAAGGTATGTGTGCGACCGCCCAGTACATGTTTGGATAATGAACCTGAAGTGTATGGCAGAGATGAAGATAAAAGGAAGATACTTGATTTGATTTCGAATACAAGTGATGTGAAAGTTGGAGTAATACCCATTTTTGGGATGGGTGGGGTGGGTAAAACAACGCTCGCCCGGCTTGTCTACAACTACAATGATAAGTCATCAAAACAACAATTTCATCTAAAAGGATGGGTTTGTGTGTCTGATGAGTTTGACATTTTGAAGATAACAAAGAGCATTCTTGAGTCGATAACTCGACAGTCGTGTTATCTAAACGAGCTCAATCAAGTTCAACTGGAGTTGTGTGAAAAATTAGAAGGAAAgaagttttttattgttttagacGATGTCTGGAACAAGAATTATGATGAGTGGAATGCCTTGTGTTCTCCATTGATGCATGGAGCTCCGGGAAGCAGAGTGATTGTGACAACACGTGATGAAGCTATTGCACGGATGATGGAAACAATTGAATCTCACAATTTGAATTGTATTTCAGATGAAAATTGCTGGAAATTGTTTCTTTACCATGCCTTTGCTGGTAGAAGAGTTGCAGATCCAAAATTGGAAGTCATCCGCGACAAGGTCATCAAGAAGTGTGGTGGCTTGCCTTTGGCAGCAAGGACTTTGGGTGGCCTTCTACGCTCAAAACCATGGGAGGATTGGGAAAATGTAATGAACAGCAAAATCTGGAATTTACAAGACGATGTCAACAACATTCTTCCTGTGTTAAAATTAAGCTACTATCATCTCCCTTCCCATTTAAAGAGGTGTTTCGCTTATTGTGCAATATTCCCCAAGGATTATGTATTTGAAGAGAAAGAGCTAGTCCTTCTATGGATGGCAGAAGGTCTAATTGAGCAACGAGACGGTCAACATATGGAGGATGTGGGAGAAGAGTATTTTCAAGATCTATTCTCTAGATCATTTTTTCAATCTTCAAGCACTGGTGGATTCATAATGCATGACCTGGTGAATGACCTAGCACAAGTGGTTGCTGGAGATGCATGTTTCAGATTGGAGGATAAAGTGACTCCACGCAAGCAAGAAAAATCTCGCCACTCTTCTTACATCCCTAGCCCCTATGATCGCTGTGAAAGATTTGAGTTGTTTGAAAATATCAAGTGTATGCGAACCTTCCTGCCTTTATCACTACACCGTTATGGTTTTCCATGTCACTACTTAGCAAATTGTGTTCCTTCTTATTTATTATCAACGTTACGATGTTTAAGGGTGCTATCCTTCCATGGTTATAATATCCTGAGCTACCAGATTCAATAG
- the LOC131173322 gene encoding putative disease resistance protein At3g14460 isoform X1: MLLRGCWHLKKLPLEMQNLINLRHLDIQDTCVEGMPQGIEELKRLRTLSDFVVGEGNEVSITALTNLKFLQGTLRISRLENVANDSDVRGAILLDKEKMDDLVMDWGIFYFWSGLKFQNIPNEICHREVIEKMKPHGNLKKLTIIRYGGIQFPSWVGDPLFSNLVSLKLENCFKCTTLPQLGLLSSLKYLVIKEFPNVKVVDREFYGEGMSNSNPFPALETLHFEDMYEWEEWKICGYEFPHLRELSIVRCPKLLGTLPSHLYSLQKLDIIECCELVVSFGSLPVISLLRLVINGCRKVELGGGFSSANMLNVTGPFLFRPEELMRGLRKLETLTIGSDVYIPRFNNLHWKLDEGIAENEELLQKGVADSEIRILQFHRCERLERLLPWLHSLKSLRKLSIEGCFRLISLPDAVIYSSLCLEELTIDYCHSLISIGRHQLPSSLKRLKISHCTELQRLLDVGEAYSSSRVTDEDSISCNTNLSNLQNLEIDGCSSLTFLGELPASLKYLVLNCFSFHSINAKIESIAERFDNNTFLESFKIRYLPYLKSLPKNLHILNNLHHIKISHCDKLKVLPDNMHNLTSLQELAIQDCPGIISFPEEGFPTNLTSLCIHNVEIYTPLFAWGLHRLTSLKNLSIGGCPGVLSFPQDEIDMKLPTSLTSLIIEEFQDLKYLSSKGFQSLTSLEYMRIVRCPKLVSFPKNGLPPSLLQLQIYNCPLLQKSCQKGKGRELQELARIPFVEIIEGS, translated from the exons ATGCTGCTGAGAGGCTGTTGGCATCTCAAGAAATTGCCTTTAGAAATGCAAAATCTGATCAACCTGCGTCATCTTGATATCCAAGACACATGTGTGGAAGGGATGCCACAGGGAATAGAAGAATTAAAACGTCTTCGGACATTGTCTGATTTTGTTGTGGGGGAAGGTAACGAAGTCAGTATAACAGCTTTGACGAATTTAAAATTTCTTCAAGGGACACTCCGCATTTCAAGGCTGGAGAATGTGGCTAATGATTCAGATGTAAGGGGAGCCATTCTATTAGACAAGGAGAAAATGGACGATTTGGTGATGGATTGGGGGATTTTTTATTTTTGGAGTGGATTGAAATTTCAAAATATTCCAAATGAAATTTGCCACAGGGAAGTAATTGAGAAGATGAAACCTCACGGAAATCTGAAAAAGCTCACCATAATTCGTTATGGTGGTATTCAATTTCCATCGTGGGTAGGGGATCCTTTATTTAGCAATTTGGTGAGCCTAAAGTTGGAGAATTGCTTCAAGTGCACAACCTTGCCGCAACTTGGGCTGCTTTCCTCTCTCAAGTACTTGGTTATCAAAGAGTTTCCCAATGTAAAAGTGGTTGATCGTGAGTTTTATGGTGAGGGTATGAGCAATTCAAATCCTTTTCCGGCTCTCGAGACGCTGCACTTTGAGGACATGTATGAATGGGAAGAGTGGAAGATTTGTGGGTATGAATTCCCTCATCTGCGCGAACTTTCTATTGTTAGGTGTCCCAAACTGTTGGGAACATTGCCCAGCCATTTGTATTCATTGCAAAAGCTTGATATTATAGAATGTTGTGAATTGGTGGTTTCATTTGGAAGCCTTCCGGTGATATCTCTCTTACGCTTAGTAATCAATGGATGCAGAAAGGTTGAACTGGGTGGAGGCTTTAGCTCGGCAAACATGTTGAATGTAACGGGACCATTTTTATTTCGACCAGAAGAGTTGATGCGAGGCTTGAGAAAGTTAGAAACATTAACTATTGGTTCTGATGTTTACATCCCACGTTTCAATAATCTACATTGGAAGCTTGATGAGGGCATCGCTGAAAATGAAGAGTTGTTGCAAAAGGGCGTCGCTGATAGTGAAATaagaattttacaatttcatcgtTGTGAAAGGCTTGAGAGACTACTGCCATGGCTTCACAGTTTAAAGTCTCTGAGAAAGCTATCTATTGAAGGTTGCTTTAGACTTATTTCTTTGCCAGATGCAGTAATTTACAGCAGTTTGTGTCTTGAAGAGTTGACAATTGATTATTGTCATTCTTTGATTTCCATTGGAAGACATCAGCTGCCTTCATCTCTAAAAAGGCTAAAGATCAGTCACTGCACCGAATTGCAGAGGCTGCTGGATGTGGGAGAGGCTTATTCCTCTTCTAGGGTTACTGATGAGGATAGTATCAGCTGCAACACTAACTTATCTAATCTCCAGAATTTGGAAATCGATGGCTGCAGCTCTCTTACATTCTTAGGGGAGTTACCTGCTTCCCTTAAATATCTGGTTTTGAATTGTTTCTCATTTCACAGCATAAATGCAAAGATAGAGTCAATAGCTGAAAGGTTTGACAACAACACATTTCTTGAATCTTTTAAAATCAGATATCTTCCTTATCTTAAATCCTTACCCAAGAATCTGCACATACTCAACAATCTCCACCACATTAAGATAAGTCACTGTGATAAGCTCAAAGTCCTTCCGGATAATATGCACAATCTCACTTCCCTTCAAGAATTAGCTATACAAGATTGTCCAGGCATTATATCCTTTCCAGAAGAAGGCTTCCCCACCAACTTGACATCACTTTGTATTCATAATGTCGAGATTTATACCCCTCTGTTTGCTTGGGGTTTGCACAGACTCACCTCTCTCAAGAACCTCAGTATAGGCGGATGTCCTGGTGTGTTGTCCTTTCCACAGGATGAGATAGATATGAAGTTGCCTACCTCTCTTACTAGCCTTATCATTGAAGAATTCCAAGACCTGAAATACCTTTCCAGCAAGGGTTTTCAAAGCCTCACATCACTTGAATATATGAGGATCGTGAGATGCCCTAAACTTGTCTCCTTTCCAAAGAATGGTCTGCCTCCCTCTCTTTTGCAATTGCAGATCTACAACTGCCCTCTACTTCAAAAAAGCTGCCAGAAGGGTAAAGGGCGAGAGTTGCAAGAATTAGCTCGCATTCCATTTGTGGAAATTATAG AAGGtagttaa